The following proteins are encoded in a genomic region of Peromyscus maniculatus bairdii isolate BWxNUB_F1_BW_parent chromosome 12, HU_Pman_BW_mat_3.1, whole genome shotgun sequence:
- the Kcne2 gene encoding potassium voltage-gated channel subfamily E member 2, with the protein MTTLANFTQTLEDVFKRIFITYMDTWRKNTTAEEQALQAKVNAENFYYVILYLMVMIGMFSFIVVAILVSTVKSKRQEHSQDPYHQYIVEDWQEKYKSQILHLEDSRATIHENMGATGFTVSP; encoded by the coding sequence ATGACCACACTAGCCAACTTTACACAGACACTGGAGGATGTCTTCAAAAGGATTTTTATTACTTACATGGACACCTGGAGGAAGAACACAACAGCCGAGGAACAGGCACTCCAGGCCAAGGTTAATGCCGAGAACTTCTACTATGTCATCCTGTACCTCATGGTGATGATTGGCATGTTCTCCTTCATCGTGGTGGCCATCCTGGTGAGCACAGTGAAGTCGAAGCGGCAGGAGCATTCCCAGGACCCCTACCACCAGTACATAGTGGAGGACTGGCAGGAGAAGTATAAGAGTCAGATCCTGCATCTGGAGGACTCCAGGGCCACCATCCATGAGAACATGGGGGCAACAGGGTTCACGGTGTCGCCCTGA